A section of the Petrimonas sulfuriphila genome encodes:
- a CDS encoding DUF1565 domain-containing protein, with the protein MKSTTYKAIMAIAFLLAFSFTVDAQINLKKLGNQVKRSAEQQVEQKIKEKAARETRKALDRGEKKLDQGISNASSGGASSGRKSVSQGKIPIGSKTIYVSSNNGSNRNDGSQSSPLKDLQKAIDEAPEGALICLAEGNYLGYLDQGWVKVNKYVSIVGGYSNDFSQRDPIKFRTTMQPGPAQIMTSGNQGVMDIRVVGKRNGVVLVDGIIFDRGQINAYLAPIYDNPVAAAPEGCETGRILVVGESVASVPTMKPEGMKSAFQLISGEMEGNLSVRNCVFLNGYHFAIQMACKGGHFDIYNNVFVANRMAACEVRGGLALPNTSKISFHENTVLFTWCRDKLMEDMGYGFRYMTGIDADVYNNIIGCSNYGGLDRAYVDADKSKEAKRVTSAWNNLFFGNRNGDMVLPSGGGGWTFVLAKNFEDVNQLHKYENNREMNEAEVNAISKKIDVPYLKGFIGITGSQTSSFNPNSSVNQFRSALGMNMQGTETIRVSMYGNRYPFDKVFDLFGAVKGYGAQRVY; encoded by the coding sequence ATGAAATCAACAACTTACAAAGCAATAATGGCTATAGCATTCCTACTTGCATTCAGTTTTACAGTTGATGCACAAATCAATTTGAAAAAACTTGGCAATCAAGTCAAAAGATCTGCCGAGCAACAAGTAGAGCAAAAGATTAAAGAAAAGGCGGCACGCGAAACCCGCAAAGCATTAGATCGAGGCGAAAAGAAACTCGATCAAGGCATATCAAATGCCTCATCCGGTGGAGCCTCCTCCGGCCGTAAATCGGTTAGTCAGGGCAAAATCCCCATAGGATCAAAAACCATTTACGTGTCCTCAAACAATGGTAGCAACCGCAATGACGGCAGTCAATCATCGCCACTCAAAGACTTGCAAAAAGCCATTGATGAAGCCCCAGAAGGAGCCCTTATTTGCCTTGCCGAAGGCAATTATCTCGGTTATTTGGATCAGGGATGGGTGAAGGTGAATAAGTATGTTTCTATCGTAGGAGGCTATTCCAATGATTTTTCGCAACGCGACCCTATAAAGTTTCGTACTACAATGCAACCAGGACCAGCTCAGATAATGACTTCGGGCAATCAAGGGGTGATGGATATTCGTGTAGTCGGTAAACGGAATGGTGTAGTGTTAGTAGATGGTATCATTTTCGACCGCGGACAAATCAATGCTTATTTAGCTCCGATTTATGACAATCCGGTAGCCGCTGCTCCTGAGGGATGCGAAACAGGACGTATCCTGGTTGTTGGCGAATCGGTAGCGAGCGTGCCTACTATGAAACCCGAGGGTATGAAAAGCGCATTTCAGCTTATCAGCGGTGAGATGGAGGGAAATTTATCCGTCCGCAACTGTGTATTTCTCAACGGATATCACTTCGCCATACAGATGGCCTGTAAAGGCGGACATTTTGATATTTACAACAATGTGTTTGTAGCAAACCGAATGGCTGCCTGCGAGGTGCGTGGCGGACTGGCACTACCCAATACATCCAAAATTTCATTTCACGAGAATACCGTGCTGTTTACTTGGTGCCGAGATAAACTCATGGAAGATATGGGATATGGATTCCGCTATATGACAGGTATTGACGCCGATGTGTATAACAATATAATCGGCTGTTCCAATTATGGCGGTCTGGATCGCGCTTATGTGGATGCTGATAAATCCAAAGAAGCCAAACGGGTAACCTCGGCGTGGAACAACTTGTTTTTTGGAAACCGCAATGGCGATATGGTGCTACCATCTGGTGGCGGCGGATGGACATTTGTTTTAGCAAAGAATTTTGAGGACGTAAACCAATTGCATAAATATGAAAATAATCGTGAGATGAACGAAGCAGAGGTAAATGCCATCAGCAAAAAGATAGATGTGCCTTATTTGAAAGGATTTATAGGAATAACCGGCTCACAAACCTCTTCTTTTAATCCCAATTCATCAGTAAATCAGTTTCGTTCGGCATTGGGAATGAATATGCAAGGCACTGAAACTATACGTGTTTCCATGTATGGCAATCGATATCCGTTTGATAAGGTATTTGACCTTTTTGGAGCTGTGAAAGGCTACGGAGCACAAAGGGTTTATTAA
- a CDS encoding LemA family protein, translating into MGRKIIIWFVIFTVLLLIVPFFWGTYNRLIKREENVKMAWSQVENQYQRRADLIMNLVETVKGYASHEQETFRQVIEARANATNTNIESDQLNAENLQQFSEKQAELSYALSRLIMIVENYPDLKANENFIMLQGQLEGTENRIGVERKRFNETVRVYNTYRRRFPKNLVVGLFGFEKQDYFESAPDSDTKPDVKF; encoded by the coding sequence ATGGGTAGAAAAATAATCATTTGGTTCGTAATATTCACAGTATTACTGTTGATTGTTCCCTTTTTTTGGGGGACATACAACAGGCTAATTAAACGCGAAGAGAACGTGAAAATGGCTTGGTCGCAAGTAGAAAATCAATACCAGCGGCGAGCCGATCTGATAATGAACTTGGTTGAAACCGTTAAGGGATATGCTTCGCACGAGCAAGAAACATTCAGACAGGTGATTGAAGCAAGAGCCAATGCCACAAATACAAACATCGAGAGCGACCAGCTCAATGCAGAGAATTTACAGCAATTCAGTGAAAAACAAGCAGAGCTGAGCTATGCACTGTCTCGATTAATAATGATTGTAGAAAACTATCCCGATTTGAAAGCCAACGAAAATTTCATCATGCTGCAAGGACAGCTGGAAGGCACTGAAAATAGAATAGGGGTGGAGCGAAAGCGATTCAACGAAACAGTGAGAGTTTACAACACTTACCGAAGACGATTTCCAAAAAATCTGGTTGTCGGATTGTTTGGGTTCGAGAAACAAGATTATTTTGAATCTGCTCCCGACAGTGATACAAAACCTGATGTGAAATTCTAA
- a CDS encoding TPM domain-containing protein has protein sequence MRNSILKSLTIVFLLLLNLVSYAQVQYTVREVPNVQLRDAQQFISDPEQVITYNDKEILNKKLFEIRESLDVQTAIVVIPDIDEQYTSAKEFATELFGYWGLGDQNSDNGLLILLLTADGKREIVFETGYGIESTLSDGTSKLIQAQKMIPFLKEDAYGEGLIAGVDEIEKVLKGTSELIKEPIDAKSMTLPIIIWLVLGVGALAFNESRKKKKVSEESSPYLGAIKQKSAGGLGCLLAVLFFPVFILFRLFKGGAKNAKIDCQSCKSTGTVSLKKGEPIIKQQAIPGQDGMKEYEFVCSKCGFVHKELVPYKYVKPQTESTNSGNNTTYRSGNFTKGGSWGGGKSGGGGASTKF, from the coding sequence ATGAGAAATTCAATTTTGAAATCTTTGACAATAGTGTTTCTGCTGTTGCTTAATTTAGTTTCGTATGCACAAGTTCAATACACGGTGAGAGAGGTGCCCAATGTGCAGCTAAGAGATGCTCAACAGTTCATTTCAGATCCTGAGCAGGTGATCACATACAATGACAAGGAAATACTGAACAAAAAACTATTTGAGATAAGAGAATCATTAGATGTTCAGACGGCAATTGTCGTAATTCCTGATATTGATGAGCAATACACTTCTGCAAAAGAATTTGCAACAGAATTATTCGGCTATTGGGGATTAGGCGATCAAAATTCAGACAACGGATTGCTTATCTTGCTTCTGACAGCTGATGGGAAAAGAGAAATTGTATTTGAAACGGGTTACGGAATAGAAAGCACATTGAGTGATGGCACATCAAAACTGATTCAAGCTCAAAAAATGATACCGTTTCTGAAGGAAGATGCCTATGGAGAAGGACTGATTGCGGGGGTGGATGAGATAGAAAAAGTTCTTAAGGGAACTTCTGAACTTATAAAAGAACCCATTGACGCAAAAAGCATGACTTTGCCAATTATCATCTGGCTGGTATTAGGTGTAGGAGCATTAGCTTTTAATGAGAGCAGAAAGAAAAAGAAAGTATCTGAAGAATCTTCACCCTATTTAGGTGCCATCAAGCAGAAATCAGCTGGTGGATTGGGATGTTTGCTTGCCGTATTATTTTTTCCTGTATTTATCCTATTCAGACTTTTCAAGGGTGGTGCCAAGAATGCAAAGATTGATTGTCAGAGTTGCAAATCAACTGGCACTGTCAGCTTGAAAAAGGGAGAACCCATAATCAAGCAACAGGCAATACCTGGACAGGATGGCATGAAAGAGTATGAGTTCGTTTGTTCTAAATGTGGATTTGTGCATAAGGAGTTGGTTCCTTATAAATATGTGAAACCACAAACAGAATCTACAAACAGCGGAAATAATACCACTTACCGAAGCGGTAATTTTACTAAGGGAGGTTCGTGGGGAGGAGGAAAAAGTGGAGGCGGCGGAGCATCCACTAAGTTTTAA
- a CDS encoding RNA-binding protein, whose translation MNIFVAGLSYQINEADLKELFEEYGAVSSAKIITDRDSGRSKGFGFVEMDDEAEGQRAIEELNDAEFDGRTLAVSVARPRTERPQGGGGYNRGGGGGGRRDRY comes from the coding sequence ATGAACATTTTTGTTGCAGGCTTAAGTTACCAAATTAACGAAGCCGATTTAAAAGAACTTTTTGAAGAGTACGGAGCAGTATCTTCAGCGAAAATTATTACAGACAGAGATTCAGGCCGTTCAAAAGGTTTCGGTTTTGTTGAAATGGATGACGAAGCAGAAGGACAACGTGCTATTGAAGAACTAAATGACGCAGAATTCGACGGTCGTACTCTAGCAGTATCCGTTGCTCGTCCACGCACAGAGCGTCCACAAGGTGGTGGAGGTTACAACAGAGGCGGTGGCGGCGGTGGTCGTAGAGATAGATACTAA